The Nocardia sp. NBC_01329 sequence TGACACCCGGGACGATCGCGGCGCCGCCCTGCGCATCCTGAGTGGTCACCTCGAGACCTTTGTCGGCGAACACGCCGCGGTCGATACCAAGCTTCACCGGGGCCACATCGATGATCGGGATGATGCCGAGCCTGACCCCGGAATCGTCCTGGTCGGAACCGCTCGTACTGCAACCGACGAGCGAGATGGTCGCGAACAAGCTCACGGCAACGGCAAAGGCCCTTGTACGTTTCGGAAAGTTCGGCATGGGTCTCCTTGTCGGTGCCGATTTCAATTGACTATAATCAATCACAGTCAATCTGCTCGGGCAACGGTTTCCGAAAAATACCTGTGAAATCGATGATTTCCAGAGCCCAGCCGGCGCAGAGACGTTTCACGGTTCGCCCCCTCCTCCACGAGTTCGAGCGGACCCGCATCCAAGGAGCCCCATGCAATCGCCAGATCTCTCCCGCATCTCCGACACGCTGGCCGAAGCGCAGCGAACAGGTGCGGCAGTGGACCAGTTCGGTGACGATCTCACCCTGGACGATGCGTACACCGTTCAACGCACACTGCTCGACCGCCGCCGCGCACAGGGAGCCCGCTACCTGGGTCCGAAACTCGGATTCACCAGCCGCGCGAAGATGGCGCAGATGGGAGTCGACGAGGTGATCGTGGGCTGGCTCGTCGACGATATGCGGATCCCCGCGGGCGGGACGCTCTCCCTCGACGGGCTGGTGCATCCGCGGGCAGAACCGGAGGTGGCCTTCAGACTCGGCCGCGCGGTGGACTTCGACGGCCCGGACGACGACATCGTCCATGCGGTGGACGCAGTGGCTCCCGCCCTCGAGATCATCGATTCGCGCTATCGGAACTTCACCTTCAGCCTTCCCGATGTGGTGGCCGACAACACCTCGGCGTGCCGGTTCGTCATCGGTCAGTGGCAACCGGCGACCGCTACCACCGAGGTCGCGAACCTGGACGTCGTCCTGAGCCTCGACGGCAGGCCGGCCGAACACGGCTCTACATCGGCGATATTGGGAAACCCGTGGAACGCGCTCCGCGAATTGGCGCCGATCGCCCGACGGTACGGGTTCGAACTACATCGTGGTGCGGTGATCCTCGCCGGCGCGGCAACAGCCGCCACCTCCATCGCAGCGGCGGGGAATGTGAAGGTCGAAGTACAGGATCTGGGTAGCGTGACCCTCTACCTCAGGCCCGGTACGTCCGGGGCCGCAGGACGATGAGATGACGGATCGGGCGCACCGCCGTATCGCGGTCCATGCGAATCCTGCCGCGATATGGCGAAGCCTGTTCCCATGACCCGGCACCGGCGCCGAGGTGGCGGGGTCGAGGCCGGGCGGTCCGGACGCAGTCGGTGAGTACCCGATCCGGTCGGTGAACTGGTCGATGGTGCGCATGAGCAAGCGCCTTCGTGCTCCGTGCCGAAGCAATCGGCAAGATCAAGCTCGGGCGCTGGTGGGGCCGGCTACGGGTGGACGGCCTCATCCCTTCGAACGAATCCGTCGCGAAGAAGCGTAGATCTACAACGTTGACATCAGGCCTCCAGGGGAGTCTACTTGGGTGGACACCAGGGCGAGAAGGCTTCAAGGACAGCCGACGTCCAGGCCGCAGGATCGGCCGATCCGGACCCGCTGCCGACGGGCCGGGCGCGATAGCGCCCGTATCGCTGCCCGCCCACCAGCGCGACACAACCGACGTCGGCCACCGCGCGCAATCCGCACCGTATCCACCCATGACAGTCACAAATGTCAGAGATCAGGTTTTTTGTTCATGATCATCTTCGGAGCCGTCCTCCTCGTCGCCGGATTCCTGCTCGGTATCCCTCATCAGCGGCGGCATCGCCGTCCTGCCCATGGGGACGGTGCTGTGGGAAGCCGGCGCGGAAGGCCACGCCGATCCCTCGATGTGCCGCAACCCGGCCAGTGACGCCCGGCAGGTTTAAGGAGAACAACGTGATACACAGCAATCCCGATACCGTTCGTGGCCACACCGCCACTGCCTCGGCAGGTGCGAATCCACCGGTAGTTCGCTGGCCCGAACCCAGCCCGCTGGCCGACTGGTGGGACGAGGTCATGCGCTCCCACCCGACCGCAGCCGCATAACCCCGCTGCCCGGCTCGAGCGCAGTCCCAACTCCGCCCACGACCAGGCCGGCGCGACCAGGCCGGGCGGCACTACACGTCCCCGATCTGCACTGGAATTCACCATCGGCCGCATCCAGGGTCACTGTTTTCCTGCTGTCACGAGAGCGGCGAGATCGCTCGCATGCCGGTAGGACGGGCAGAGATGCGCCGAGATTCGATCATCTGCACGTGAGGAGCTCCCCGTGACAGCACACTCCAGCAGCACCGAACCGGCGCCGTCGCCGTCCGCCCGCCGCGCCAACCGCGGCCGCGACCCCTACGACGGAATCGAACCCTCGCTCGGCGAACTCGCCGCTCTCGACCCCGCCGACCCTCACCACGCCGGACTGCGCGACGAGATCATCGGACGTTGCCTGCCACTGGCCGACCATATAGCTCGCCGCTATGCAGGCCGCGGCATCGATTTCGACGACCTACAACAAACCGCGCGCATGGGCGTCGTGCACGCCGTCGACCGATTCGATCCTGCGGCCGGCACCAAGTTCGTCTCCTTCGCCGTGCCCACCGTCATGGGAGAAGTACGCCGCTATTTCCGCGACCAGAGCTGGGCGATCCGCGTCCCACGCCGGCTGAAGGAACTCCGTGGCCGGATCACCGTCATCACGCCCCTGCTGATGCAGGAACTGGGCCGCACCCTCACCGCCCGCGACCTCGCCATCGCACTCGACACCGAGGTCGAGGAGATCACCCAGGCACTGATCGCGTCCAAGGGCTACACCTCCGACTCCCTCGACGCCACTCCGGGCACCGACAACGACAGCGGCGACCATACGCTCACGTATGCCGACCGGCTCGGCAGCATCGACCCCTGCTACATCCTCCTCGAGGACGCGGCGGCGGTGCGTCCACTACTCGCGCAACTCCCCCGAGGCGACCGCCGCATACTGATCCTGCGGTACTACGACAATCGAACCCAGCAAGAGATCGCCGCAACGATCGGCTGCTCCCAAATGCAGGTCTCTCGCGCCCTCGCCCGCATCCTGACGACGCTGCGGGAGCAGGCCCTCGACGAACCGGCCACCGGACAAGCCGCCTGACCCGAGCCACGACGAGGCGACCGGATCGCCACCGATCAGCGTCAGACCATCGAACGGAAACTCCCATCGGATACTTCGCCAGCAGGGCCGTGTCGCTGGAGAGCTGCTGCCGGCTTCAGCCACCGGCCGCGCGGGTCGACTCGAGGAAGCTACGGATCGCTGTGTCCGCCGCGCCACGACCCTCCCCTTCGGTGATCGCGAGCTCGAACAGCAGTCCACGCGCCATCGCCAGTGTCATCTGCGCCGATAACGCTGCTTGGTCCGGGCTGCTGCCGACCCGGACGAAGAGCGTTTCCAGAGTGCTCTTCCATTCCATGACCCATTGCCCCAGGGGCGCAGCCCATGACTTGCCCTGCATCGCGGCGGCGGCAACCTCGAAGAACAGTGGCCCCAACTGCGCGGCCTGATCGGCCATTCGATCCCAGAGAGCATAGGCCGCGGTATAGGGGTCCGTGGGCGATTCGAGTAGTTCCGCCAGAGCACGGTACTGCTGCCCCCATGTCGCCGTGACAACAGCTGTGAGAAGCCCCTCACGAGAACCGAAGTGATAGTGCAACATTCGATGACTGGTTCCGATGCCATCAGCTACGGTCCGCAAACTCGTGTCACCCACGCCGTGCTCGGTGAACCACCCGACCGCACGTTCGAGGAGAGCCTCACGCGCGTTGTTCATGCCGATCGATCGCCACCGGAGAATCGCGCGAGGGCGCGACGGACTTCAGCGGCTTCGCCACCGCGATAGGCCACGTGGCCGTCGGGACGGATCAAAACGAACCCTCCTTTGCGCATTGTGTACCGGTCGCACGCCTCACCTGCCGGGTCCGTTTCGTGATCGATCGGCACCACGGCCATCTGCTCGGTCGAACCGATCGTATCGACGGACTCGTTCGACGCGTCCACCCGGTGGCCGGGGCGGAAGTGCAACAGCGTGAAATGGTCGACGCCCAAGCGGTCGTGCACCGTTCCTTCGGCGAGAGCCGCGTCAGGGGCGCGGTCACCGATTGCCGGGCGGCGCGACAGCGGCCACCGCGACCCGCCGCGATATCCGATCGCGAGTTGCGAGTTCTGCAGACTCGCTTGCCGGGCCGCCCCGGGGATGCGGGCCCCGAGCCGGAGCACACTGTCCCGCAGTGATCGAGCGAGCGGATTGCGAAGCGCATACATTCGCCGTCGGCTCTCCACGTCGCGGATGGTCGACGCGGCCACCGGCCGCCGCTCGGTTTCGTATTCGTCGAGCAGATCGACCGAAGCACCCGATTCCACCTGCGCCAGCCGCCACGCCAGGTTGACCGCGTCCTGAATCCCGAGATTCATCCCCTGGCCCCCGAACGGCGGGAAAATGTGGGCGGCGTCGCCCGCCAGGAACGCGCTGCCACGACGATACTCATCGGCCAGACACACCCGGGTGCGGAATATCGACGTCCACTGGACCTGCGTGATCCGCATACCGCTCGCGCCGCGTTCGTCGAGAAGTTCCTGTAGCTCCACCAGGCTCGGCTCGGGCAGTTCTTCGCACCGCGCTCGATCACTCATGTCCACGAAGACCCGCCAGAGTCCACCTGCGCCGGGGAGGCGCATCAGCATGAGCGGGCCGGCGGGACCGAGCCACATCGCGCTGTCCCGGAACGACATCGCCGATTCCAGAACGATATCGCCGAGATAGTAGGTTTCACCCGTCGCGCCACCCGCGAACGAGATCCCGAGAGACTCGCGGACATTGCTGCGAGCTCCGTCGGCGCCCACCAGCCACCGGGCTTCGAGGTCACGCCCATCGGCGATTTGTACGCCGACACGATCGCCGTCCTGGACGACCGTACGCACTTCCGCGCCGTACTCGATTTCCACCCCGACTGCGTGTAGCCGCGTGCGCAGGATGTCCTCGAGCCCGGGTTGCGGAAGAACATAGGTGTAGGGATACCGACTCCGCGGAGGAACCCACGTCAAACGCGAGAGTTCGGCGTCGCCACGCATGATGGAGGCCCCGCCGAGGCGGTAGGCCACGCGCTCTATCTCTTCGGCAAGACCCAACTCGGCAAGCATTTCCATCGACCGAGCTTGCAGTCCGAGGGCTCTGGAGCCGCCGGTCGGTTGCGGGTGCCGTTCGAGCACGCGGCACGACACACCATTGGCGGCCAGAACCAGTGCCGTCACCAACCCTGTCGGACCAGCTCCCACAACGAGAACGCTCATCGTGCATCCACCCGGGCGCCGCCCCTCGCGGCAATACGAGAAATTGTCATGTACCAAATGGTACATACGATTCGCGCCCGCAGTCCAGAGCTCCCCGTTGATCTGGGGAAATGCTATACCGAGCAGACAGCCGAATAATTACAGAGCGCGTGCTCTGTTACGCTCCGATCATGCCCCGCCCTCGTGTACACGCCCTGGATCCGCTCATGGATGCGGCCGAACAGTTGGCGGTCGACGCCGGGCCTGCCGCGGTCACTGTCCGCGCACTCGCGGAGGCCACCTCGGTGTCCAACGGAGCGATTTATCACGCCTTCGGCTCCCGGGCCGGACTGATGGGGCGAGTCTGGCTGCGCGCCGCGCAACGATTTCTGACTCTGCAACGTGAGGCGGTCGACCGCGCACTGGCGCATTACGATGCCGTCGAGGCGGTCGTGGCCGCTGCCGACGCCCCCGCCGAATTCCTGGTCCGCCAACCGGTCTCCGGGCGTTTCCTGCTGACCGTGCCCCGCGGGGAGCTCCTCGGTTCCAGCGTGCTTCCCGACGACATCGCCGAGGAACTACGCCGGCTGGATCAGGCCCTGACCGAGCTGCTCGTGAACCTGTCGCGCAGTGTCTTCGACCGCGCGGATCGCGAAGCCGTCGCCGTCATCCGCGATTGCGTGGTGGAAGTGCCCACCGCACTACTACTGCGAGGCCGCCGAAGCCCCGAACCCGCCGTGCGCCAACGCCTTGCGGCCGCGGTCCGCGCGGTACTGGCCGTACCGCTCCCCGACTCCACTGCAACGAAGTGAAAGGCAACACCATGACCGCGAATCTGCGCTACCAGGACAAGATTGCCGTGCTGAACCTCGGCGACGACGAGAACCGCTTTTCCCCTGACTGGCTCGACACGGTCAACGCTCACCTCGACACCGTCGAGCGCGACGCCCAAGGCCTGATCACCACCGGCGGCGGAAAGTTCTACTCCAACGGCCTGGATCTGGACTGGCTCCTCACAAACGGCGACCGCGCCGAGTGGTATGTCGGCCGCGTCCAGGAACTGTTCGCCCGCATCCTGACGTTTCCGCTGCCCACCATCGCCGCGGTCAACGGCCACGCTTTCGGTGCGGGCGCGATGCTGGCCATCGCCCACGACTACCGCGTGATGCGCGAAGACCGCGGCTACTACTGCTTCCCCGAGGTCGACATCGACATCCCCTTCACCCCCGGCATGGCCGCCCTCATCCAGGCCAAACTCAGCTCCCGGGCGGCCGTGACCGCCATGACCACCGGCCACCGCTTCCGCGGCCCAGACGCGCTGGACGCCGGTCTCGTCGACGCCACCGCCACCGACGCCGAGGTCCTCACCACAGCGATCGATCGGCTCACCCCCATCCTCGGCAAGAACCCCGCAACGCTCGCCGCTATCAAGAACACCATGTACAGCTCCGTCACCTCAGCCCTCCACTGACCGATACCGGATCGTTCATCACCGAAGGCGGGCAGCGCCGACTTCACACTCCGGAACGAGCTGCAGCACTTGCTCTTCGACGTCCGACTCGTCACTCAGGCGCGATAGCCGGCGCAGGAGTGACCAGGCGTCCGTCGCGGTGGTGCTCGACAACGAGGCTGGGTTGGCGGACGATCTTCTGGATCAACATCCCCGTTGCCTGGTGCTGGGAGTTCGGGTGCTGCCGGAATCCATGGCTCCGGCTCGAGCCCGGCTCGATATCGCCGGCGCGGTATTGTCCGCAGCTGCGGTCGTGCTGATCCTGCTCCCGTTGGTATAGGGCCAGGACTGGGGTTGGCCGCGGTGGGGATGAGTGATCCCGGCGGGTGGGCAGCCGGTTCTCGATCCTGCTGTTATCGGAAACCTCACGAGATCAGACCGCGATGTCGGCTCGTCCGCTCCGGGGCGGCCGACGAGGACGAAACCTCATTGCCGGCGCCCCGTGACGGCTGCCCGGTCGCGAGCGACACCGGATGTCAGCGTTGTGACGACCCGTGGTCGCGGAGCCGGTCACGTTCGGTGGTGAGGGCGGCGTTGGCATCGCGGAGCGTGGTGTTGGCGTCTTCGAGTTCCAGGATGCGCCCGATCGCGGTGAGGGGGATGCCCTGCCCGGTCAGTTCGGTGATCCGGTGTAGCCGTGCCAGATCGTCATGGCTGTAGCGGCGGGTGCCGCCTGAACTGCGTGCCGGGGTGACCAGCCCGTATTGCTCGTAGAGCCGTAGCGTCTGGACTCCGACGCCCGCCAATTCCGCGGCCACCGATATCGCGTACACGCCCTGCCCGGCCCCGGGCAGGTTACCGCCCCGGCGATCCGCACCCGTCACCCTCTTCACCATCCTTTCGACATTATCTGCAAATGATACTTGCACTCTCCTCTATCGAGTGCTAAATATTATCTGTGTCAGCAGCCAGAGATTATCTGGTTTCTCATCGAGAGCAAAGGAGTGAACTGGAGGTGGCGACCATGTTGATGCGCACCGATCCCTTCCGCGATCTGGACCGTCTGACCCAGCAAGTTTTCGGCACGCCCGCACGTCCGGCGGCGATGCCGATGGACGCCTGGCGCGAGGGCGACGACTTCTTCGTCGAGCTGGATCTGCCCGGCATCGACCCGGACTCCCTGGATCTGGATGTCGAACGCAATGTGGTGACAGTGCGGGCATCGCGGCCGGAATTGAATTCGGGCCGGTCGATGCTGGCCGCCGAGCGCACTCGCGGGGTGTTCAGCCGTCAACTTTTCCTGGGTGAGAACCTCGATACCGACGCGATCCGCGCCGACTACCGCGACGGGGTGCTGAGATTGGTGATCCCGGTATCGGAGAAGGCCAAGCCTCGCAAGATCGAGGTCGCGCGCCACGACCACGAGCGTCAGGCCATCAGCGCCTGATCGTCCGGGTCGGCGCCACAACAGGAGCCCGGCCGTGAGTGGGCCCGGTCAGCACGGTCTTCCGGGCCCACCCGAGCTTCCCGGGAAATGGTTCCGCAGAACATAGATTCGAGAGGAACGATGCCATGACCATGCCAGCGACCGGCACCGGCCTCGATCGCGCCGGGCCGGCCGGCCCCCGATCCGCAGCCGCCCGGCGCCGCATTCCAGACCCTGCCGGAAGCCGTGCGGTCGACGACGCCGCTGCCGATGTGCACTGGCCCGACCCCAGCCCGCTGCACCACTGGTGGACCGAGGTCATGGACGGCGCACCCCTACCACGCCCCCTCCGCGCCGCCTGAATCCGGCGAGATCCGCGACCCCGACAGGCCCCGAACCCCGCCCGGGTTTCAGATGGAGGACGCCATGAACCAGAACCGTGAGCGCCCGAACCGAAAAGAGAGCCGGAAACCGAACCCGCGGCCCGAAACAGGAACCGCATGGCTGTCCGGGCTGATCGTGACCGTCGCCGGCGGCGGCGTCGCACTACTGACGACCTCGATCATGTCCGCGATCTACCTGGCAGCGTTCCTCACCGCCGCGCTCACCGTGGTCCTGGCCCTGCTGCGCTGCTGACCGCACGCAACCGCAGACTCAACTGGTCGGTGAGTTCATCCTGTCGTGGTGCCGGGTGCGTTCGCCAAACGTGGGGCGACGGCTCGGTGGCCCGGCCATACTGGTAATTCGGACGCATCATGCGTTGGGGTAGCGCAGGTTTCGGATCACGAAGGGGTCGCTCGTGGGGTCATTGGTGTTGCTCGTCGTGGACATGCAGAACTCGTATCTGAGGCAGGATGCCCGCGCCGCCTACGGTTGGCCGCCGCTGTGGAGGCGGGATGACGTAGTGGCCGAGTGCCGGTCGTTGATCGCCGAGGCGCGCTCGCAGGGGGTTCCGGTGATCTACTCGCGTCAGGTCTCGCCCGCCGTGCCGACGCCGAGGTCGGCTCGGCACCGCGCCGGTCGTGCGGACCGGCTGCCGGTGGTGTCCGAGGCGGAGAAGTTGTGGCGATCGCAGATCATGGATGCCGTCGCACCCGAGCCGGGCGAATTGGTGCTCGACAAGACCCGGCACAGCTTCTTCGCCTACACCGAGCTCGAGCCGATCCTGCGCACCCTCGGCGCGGACCGCCTGATCGTATGCGGGTTCCAGACCAACGTCTGCGTGGAAGCCACGGTCCGCGCCGCCCTGGAACGGAACTTCGCAGTCGCTGTCGCCGAGGACGCGGTCACCACCGACGGACCGGACCTGCATACGGGATCGCTGAATTCGATGCGGGTCATGTATGTCGAAGTCGCACCGTGGCGTGAACTCATCGCCACCGGCGCGACGTGGGATCGAGCGTATACGACACCGCACTACGGCCGCAGCCCGCAATACTGGGTCGACCCCCTATATGCCCCGAACTGATTACTCACCCCGGCCCGCCGCGCAGAATGCGACCGTGCCGTGCGGCCAGAACTGGGCATAAGAACGGCGATCCACACGCACCCGGTGTTCTAGTTGGCCGGTAGCCGGCCGGTGATCGCGGTCGCGGCGGCAGCGAGCGCCCCGCGAACGACGGGTCCGGCGGCGACGGTCCCGCCGACGATGGCCCAGTGGTGTCGAGCATCGTGATCGGAATCGGCGCGGCGTTCCTCCCGGAGAGCATGCGAGTGAGCCCCGGAACGATAGGGTCGCAGAGGTGAATCGGAAGCTCTTCCCATGAGGGCATGGTTTTCCGGAGCCGCAGCCGCCGTATCCCATCGAATACCGGTAGGCGGCCTTGTTCGGGTGTGTGCGAGAGGCTGGTCGTTATCGGCGAATGGGCCGGAGCCCTCGGAAAAGTCAGTGCCGGCGGAGTCAGGATATTCGACAGAGAGGGCCGCGAGATTTGATGCCGACACGGTGGGCCAGGTGGCTTGCGCTGGTGATCGCACTGGCGTTCGTACTTCCCGCGAGGCCGGTGAGCGCCGATCCGGTCGATGACGTCGGCGGTGGATTGGCGCGGTTCTATCACCAGCAGTTGGACTGGAAGCCGTGCGACGATCCGGTTCTGGACGGTTCAGGGGCGCAGTGCGCAGGTGTCCTCGTGCCGCTCGACTACAGCCGTCCGGACTACCGGACGCTGACGGTCATGATTTCACGTATCCCGGCTACGGACCCGGCCCGGCGGCGCGGGATCATGCTGTCCAATCCCGGCGGCCCCGGCGGTCCGGGTCTGAGTCTGATGGCCGGCGCCCGGCAACCCTTCACACCGGAAGTGCGTGCCCGCTATGACCTGATCGGTATGGATCCACGGGGAATCGGTCGATCGGACCGGGTGAACTGTGGGCTTCCGCTACCCACCATGTTGTTCTCGGCGGGCTTCGATGTTTTCGGTTACGCGCGGGATGCCACCCTGGCTGCCGCCTTGGCGGCCTCATGTCTGGCATCCGACCCCGAGAAGGCCCGCTACATCACCACTCGCAACACAGCCCGGGATATGGACGTCATCCGAGGCATATTCGGCGAACCCGCGCTCAACTATTACGGCAGCTCCTACGGTACCTACCTGGGAACGGTGTATACGCAGATGTTCCCTCGGCACAGTGACCGGATCGTGCTGGACAGCGCGATCGATCCGGATCGCTACTGGATCGGGGTCTACCAGGACATGGGCGCCACCAACGAGGCCGGGCTGGACGACTGGGCGAACTGGGCCGCCCGCCACGATGCCGACTATCACTTCGGCAGCACCGGGCCGCGGGTCCGTGCATTCGTCGAGGATCTGATCCGCCGCGCCGCAGCTCACCAGATCTACGCGGACGGCGACCTCGTGGATGAACACGTCCTGCCACTGATGCTGCTGGCGTTCCTGTCGAACCCGAAGCTGAACGCCGACCTCGCCGAGGTCGTACGCATCGTTGCCGACGGAGTGTCCGGGCTGCCCATCGATACGCAAGGGCTGAAGGCGAAGATCACCGGTGCCGTTCCGGTGGAGACCCCGGGTATGGCCGCTGTCCTGTGCGGCGATAAAGCGGCACCTCGAGATCCCGCCTGGTACTACCACAACATCGAACGTGTCCGGGCCACGCAGCCGGTGTTCGGCGCATTCGCCAACAACATCACCGCCTGTGCCTTCTGGCCGGACCCGGTCGAGCCTCCCACCGAAGTGCGCAACTCCACGCCGGCGCTGATCCTGCAGGCAACCGGTGACACCCGCACCGCCTATTCGGAAGGCGTTGCGATGCACCGGGCTCTGACCGAATCACGATTGGTCACTTTGGCCGATACCCGGATCCACGGCACCTTTCGCAACGGCCTGAGCCCCTGCTTGAACGACATCGTCAACACCTACTTGAGTACCGGCACCCTCCCCGCCACCGATGTCACCTGCCGACCCGAGTCCAGCTATTTCCCGGACTGACCGAAGCGCGCCGTTTGCCGCCACATCGACGGCATCACTCCTCGCCGCGGCCGGCCGAGCCGGATCGCCGCCGAGCGTTCGGTTGGCCTGTCCCGTTGAGCCGGGATCGCTTCGATCATGAGCGCCGGTTCGGTGAGTCGCGTTCCGGGGATCGCTCGGTAGGGTGAGCTCGGCATCCACACCCCCGGAGACCGATCCATCAATCTGTGTGCGACCGCACCGCAGTATGATCTCGACCCTGGGCCGCTCATCTCGGCGAGGGCCGTCGACCCCGAATTCCCCAGGAGTACACGTGGCAAACGAGAACGGCGTCCGAATCCCCCGCTGGCTCAAACCGATCAACCGGGCGATGGTAGCGGTCAGCCGGATAGGCGTGTCGCTGCCGATGGCGCTGCTCACCGTGCCCGGCCGGAAATCGGGTAAACCCCGGACGACTCCGGTGACGCCGTTCGAATACGGCGGCGTGGAGTATGTTCTCGGCGGCATTCCCGGTGCGGACTGGGTGAAGAACGTACAAGCCACGGACACCGCGGAGTTGAAGCTCGGACGGCGTCGGCGCACAGTGCGGCTGGTGGAGATCCCGGCGAGCGAAAGCGAACCGGTGCTGCGGGAGTTTCCGCGGCTGGTGCCCACGGGCGTGCCGGTCATGATCAAGTCCGGGGTGGTGTCCAGCGACGATCCGGACGAGTTCGCCGCGCTGGCCGGCCGGTGTGTGCTCTTCCGAATCGACGACGCCTGACCGAACGCGGCACAACCCGGCCCGGCGGTGACGATCCTCGACTCCCTCGCCCCGACATCTCCCGTCGTACTACTACGGTGCCGTGCCGATGCCGTACTGCAGTCCGGTGCGCCCATGGATCGCAGATTCCTACCGTCAATTCATGCGTATACGAGTCGCCGCCGCCTCGATCTGTATCGCCGCGGTATTCCTCACCGCCTGCAGCACGGCCGGAAACGACCCCATTGAACCTCCAGTGTCGCCCGCACGCGTGAACAGTGTGCAGGCAGAACTCGATTCAGCGGTCGGTTCAGGTGCTGTCGGGGCCCTTGCCACCCTCTCCGAGGGCGACACCGACACCGTGTTGACCTCAGGGGTCGCCGATACCAGCGCCCGGGCCCCGATCCCAACCGACCGTCCGCAGCATGTCCGCGTCGGTAGCATCACGAAAACCTTCACCGCCGCGGTCGTGCTGCAACTGGTGGCCGAACACAAAGTGGATCTCGACCGTTCCATCGACAGCTATCTGCCAGGCCGGATCACCGGCGCCGACGCGGACGGGCAAGCCATCACCATCCGTCAGATCCTGGGTCACCGGAGCGGGCTGCCCGAGCTGACCGGTTCCCCAGGAGGGGAGGAATATCGGGCGGCGCGCGACGGTCGCACGTTCAGCCCGGATGAGGAAATCGCGAAGGCGTTGG is a genomic window containing:
- a CDS encoding 2-keto-4-pentenoate hydratase produces the protein MQSPDLSRISDTLAEAQRTGAAVDQFGDDLTLDDAYTVQRTLLDRRRAQGARYLGPKLGFTSRAKMAQMGVDEVIVGWLVDDMRIPAGGTLSLDGLVHPRAEPEVAFRLGRAVDFDGPDDDIVHAVDAVAPALEIIDSRYRNFTFSLPDVVADNTSACRFVIGQWQPATATTEVANLDVVLSLDGRPAEHGSTSAILGNPWNALRELAPIARRYGFELHRGAVILAGAATAATSIAAAGNVKVEVQDLGSVTLYLRPGTSGAAGR
- a CDS encoding SigB/SigF/SigG family RNA polymerase sigma factor, which encodes MTAHSSSTEPAPSPSARRANRGRDPYDGIEPSLGELAALDPADPHHAGLRDEIIGRCLPLADHIARRYAGRGIDFDDLQQTARMGVVHAVDRFDPAAGTKFVSFAVPTVMGEVRRYFRDQSWAIRVPRRLKELRGRITVITPLLMQELGRTLTARDLAIALDTEVEEITQALIASKGYTSDSLDATPGTDNDSGDHTLTYADRLGSIDPCYILLEDAAAVRPLLAQLPRGDRRILILRYYDNRTQQEIAATIGCSQMQVSRALARILTTLREQALDEPATGQAA
- a CDS encoding TetR/AcrR family transcriptional regulator, translated to MLHYHFGSREGLLTAVVTATWGQQYRALAELLESPTDPYTAAYALWDRMADQAAQLGPLFFEVAAAAMQGKSWAAPLGQWVMEWKSTLETLFVRVGSSPDQAALSAQMTLAMARGLLFELAITEGEGRGAADTAIRSFLESTRAAGG
- a CDS encoding FAD-dependent monooxygenase, giving the protein MYHLVHDNFSYCREGRRPGGCTMSVLVVGAGPTGLVTALVLAANGVSCRVLERHPQPTGGSRALGLQARSMEMLAELGLAEEIERVAYRLGGASIMRGDAELSRLTWVPPRSRYPYTYVLPQPGLEDILRTRLHAVGVEIEYGAEVRTVVQDGDRVGVQIADGRDLEARWLVGADGARSNVRESLGISFAGGATGETYYLGDIVLESAMSFRDSAMWLGPAGPLMLMRLPGAGGLWRVFVDMSDRARCEELPEPSLVELQELLDERGASGMRITQVQWTSIFRTRVCLADEYRRGSAFLAGDAAHIFPPFGGQGMNLGIQDAVNLAWRLAQVESGASVDLLDEYETERRPVAASTIRDVESRRRMYALRNPLARSLRDSVLRLGARIPGAARQASLQNSQLAIGYRGGSRWPLSRRPAIGDRAPDAALAEGTVHDRLGVDHFTLLHFRPGHRVDASNESVDTIGSTEQMAVVPIDHETDPAGEACDRYTMRKGGFVLIRPDGHVAYRGGEAAEVRRALARFSGGDRSA
- a CDS encoding TetR/AcrR family transcriptional regulator, which encodes MPRPRVHALDPLMDAAEQLAVDAGPAAVTVRALAEATSVSNGAIYHAFGSRAGLMGRVWLRAAQRFLTLQREAVDRALAHYDAVEAVVAAADAPAEFLVRQPVSGRFLLTVPRGELLGSSVLPDDIAEELRRLDQALTELLVNLSRSVFDRADREAVAVIRDCVVEVPTALLLRGRRSPEPAVRQRLAAAVRAVLAVPLPDSTATK
- a CDS encoding enoyl-CoA hydratase-related protein → MTANLRYQDKIAVLNLGDDENRFSPDWLDTVNAHLDTVERDAQGLITTGGGKFYSNGLDLDWLLTNGDRAEWYVGRVQELFARILTFPLPTIAAVNGHAFGAGAMLAIAHDYRVMREDRGYYCFPEVDIDIPFTPGMAALIQAKLSSRAAVTAMTTGHRFRGPDALDAGLVDATATDAEVLTTAIDRLTPILGKNPATLAAIKNTMYSSVTSALH
- a CDS encoding MerR family transcriptional regulator, which gives rise to MVKRVTGADRRGGNLPGAGQGVYAISVAAELAGVGVQTLRLYEQYGLVTPARSSGGTRRYSHDDLARLHRITELTGQGIPLTAIGRILELEDANTTLRDANAALTTERDRLRDHGSSQR
- a CDS encoding Hsp20/alpha crystallin family protein encodes the protein MLMRTDPFRDLDRLTQQVFGTPARPAAMPMDAWREGDDFFVELDLPGIDPDSLDLDVERNVVTVRASRPELNSGRSMLAAERTRGVFSRQLFLGENLDTDAIRADYRDGVLRLVIPVSEKAKPRKIEVARHDHERQAISA
- a CDS encoding cysteine hydrolase family protein, which gives rise to MGSLVLLVVDMQNSYLRQDARAAYGWPPLWRRDDVVAECRSLIAEARSQGVPVIYSRQVSPAVPTPRSARHRAGRADRLPVVSEAEKLWRSQIMDAVAPEPGELVLDKTRHSFFAYTELEPILRTLGADRLIVCGFQTNVCVEATVRAALERNFAVAVAEDAVTTDGPDLHTGSLNSMRVMYVEVAPWRELIATGATWDRAYTTPHYGRSPQYWVDPLYAPN